From one Gammaproteobacteria bacterium genomic stretch:
- a CDS encoding tetratricopeptide repeat protein has translation MLPFASILLAVLVLLGLTAHAKADFVEGWRAYQRGEYAIALQLWTELAEDGDPVAQYNVGVMYDEGAGVDRDDAKVIAWWNKAATQGHQMAQHNLALLYIERGSQEDFGRAANWLKRAAENGFVLSQYSLAKQFAAGLGVEKDNARALTLFLKAGNSGFVKAQYNLGKIYRDGIGVEVNQEVSVAWFRKAALQGYAKAQEKIASRLASGVGVKSDVIEALKWSILAIRQGRTTAQKIFDDLRKNMNAKQVAEAEKRARIFRPLVEIYQ, from the coding sequence ATGCTCCCCTTCGCATCCATTCTCCTCGCCGTACTGGTTCTCCTTGGCCTCACCGCACATGCAAAAGCCGATTTTGTGGAAGGGTGGCGCGCCTATCAGAGAGGTGAATATGCGATTGCGCTACAACTCTGGACAGAGCTGGCAGAGGACGGTGATCCTGTAGCGCAATACAACGTTGGAGTCATGTATGACGAGGGTGCCGGGGTCGACAGGGATGACGCCAAGGTTATCGCCTGGTGGAACAAGGCCGCCACTCAGGGCCATCAAATGGCACAGCATAACTTGGCACTGCTTTATATCGAGCGCGGAAGCCAGGAAGATTTTGGCAGAGCTGCAAACTGGCTAAAACGAGCCGCGGAAAACGGTTTCGTTCTATCTCAATACAGTCTTGCCAAGCAATTCGCCGCTGGGCTTGGAGTAGAAAAGGACAATGCGCGTGCCCTTACCTTATTCCTGAAGGCCGGAAATTCTGGGTTCGTGAAGGCGCAATACAACCTCGGAAAAATTTACCGTGACGGTATTGGAGTTGAGGTGAACCAAGAAGTTTCGGTGGCGTGGTTCAGGAAAGCGGCCCTTCAGGGTTACGCCAAAGCGCAGGAAAAAATTGCATCACGTCTCGCCAGCGGCGTCGGTGTGAAAAGCGATGTCATCGAGGCCCTCAAATGGTCAATCTTGGCCATCCGACAAGGTCGCACGACGGCGCAAAAAATCTTTGACGATCTTCGCAAAAACATGAACGCCAAACAGGTCGCCGAGGCGGAAAAACGCGCTCGAATATTTCGGCCACTTGTTGAAATTTACCAATGA
- a CDS encoding MotA/TolQ/ExbB proton channel family protein, whose amino-acid sequence MAELETNEGAAGVTDTVPADILEQMFRLVDDGGPVLYVLLVISVLALTLMFAKLIQFWMLRVHARGFISPALHAWRDGRNREALSILRGQRNPVARVLEVALRGSADDERGELLIREEITRVASLQLDNLRGGLRSLALVATICPLIGLLGTVLGMINAFRALQEAGNKVDPSILSGGIWVALLTTAAGLIVAIPAAVAHNWMEGVVYHTQRAMEDAVTRIFTAQITPSSDGLQRAELSTDGVQPAE is encoded by the coding sequence ATGGCTGAATTAGAGACCAATGAGGGCGCGGCCGGGGTCACGGACACGGTCCCAGCCGACATTTTGGAGCAGATGTTTCGACTTGTGGATGATGGTGGCCCTGTCCTTTACGTGTTGCTTGTCATATCTGTTTTGGCGCTGACGTTGATGTTCGCAAAGCTCATCCAGTTCTGGATGCTTAGAGTGCATGCGCGAGGATTTATCAGTCCGGCCCTCCATGCCTGGCGTGACGGCCGGAACAGAGAAGCCCTGAGTATCCTTCGCGGTCAACGCAACCCCGTCGCCCGCGTTCTTGAGGTTGCTCTACGGGGATCGGCGGACGATGAACGTGGCGAGCTATTGATTAGGGAGGAGATCACCCGCGTTGCAAGTCTCCAACTAGACAATCTTCGGGGCGGCCTCAGGTCGCTTGCATTGGTTGCCACGATATGCCCCTTGATCGGCTTGCTGGGCACGGTTCTTGGGATGATCAACGCCTTCCGAGCGCTTCAAGAGGCCGGCAACAAAGTTGATCCCTCGATATTGTCCGGTGGAATATGGGTTGCGCTGCTAACCACGGCTGCCGGGTTGATTGTCGCAATACCGGCAGCCGTTGCACACAACTGGATGGAAGGTGTTGTCTATCATACCCAACGTGCGATGGAAGATGCCGTGACCCGAATATTCACCGCACAAATCACGCCATCTTCAGATGGCCTCCAGCGGGCCGAGTTGAGCACCGATGGTGTTCAACCCGCAGAGTGA